Below is a window of Leishmania panamensis strain MHOM/PA/94/PSC-1 chromosome 30 sequence DNA.
CAATGCAGTGCGCAGCTAAAGCACTTGGCGTGTCATGTCCACGCCTgctgcacccacacactccctcccctccccccccccccaagaGTGCCGCTTTGCACATGCTGTGCACTAAAGTGCAGTTCAATTGAGGTTCGCAGCCATCAAGGCGTACAGCGCGAACACCTGGCCAAGCAGAGTTcgtagggggagggaggcagccGCGTTTCGCACGGTTGATGTAGTCCCTCCTTCGGTTTACTGTCTCCGCACGATGTTCATGGTGTTTGTCTCTTCGTCTGGGTTTTCCATTttacttttttttccttttcgctcaTTACGACATCCACCTCGTTGATTCTGTGTGACCTCTATGAGCCCGGACACACGCGTGAGACACAAGTACGCACGCGTGCATCGGCCTGGTTGTCCGTCCCgtggcaaagaaaaaaagcgccGTCGAGGGCGATACTCACAACGGCAGCACAACAAGACAcatcacgcacacgcagagtttcaggggggagggaggaggggctaATGGCGAAAAGAGGACAAGCGCGGGGGTGCCGAAGTACGTCTTCagtcaacagcagcagagcacaaCGCACAAAGCACCGCAATGGTGCTTGAGAGAGACACAGCGGCGCCAAGAGTGCATACCTGCCAACATACGCGCGCGGGGGTATAGGCAGACGGTCACACCCGCGGAGATGATCCACCAGTAAATGTGCAGCCAAACCGCCTGCCCATGCCCCccgctaccccccccccctttacCGGCCCCACAGCTCTCCGACaacgtccctcccccctctctcctccgcctctctttctagGATCACTTGAGGTACTCCTCATCCAACAGCGGCTGGTCCCGTTCATCCACGAAGGCCAGCGACTCCCCAGCCCActcgtccccctccccttcaccAAAGAAGTTGTCCAGGGTGAAGTCGCCGTACGGGGTGTCCGCGTCATCGTTGGAGTCCCAGTAAAAGTGGGTAAGACGATCCGCATCTACGTCCTGGACATCGAAGTAGGTGTTCGAGATGTCCTCCGTGTTGCTATCGTGAGTGTTGCGATGTTGGGCATAGCCACGCTTGCTGTCCCGCAAGGAGTCGACTCGGATCAAGGGTACTACCGAGGAGGacgtcgaggaggcgctgatgGGCAGTGTCAACGCCAGcgcggtgctggaggcgcgGCTCAGGCCACCTCTGTAGAACCGCCCACCTCTCAGCAACGGTGCCGCGCAGCAACTCGCGCGACAGAGAAGCCCTGATAATGCCATTGGGCGCTCTTCAACCCGCAGCACTCGGTCTCGCCCGTTTGACCGAACACCAAAAAGGTCAGCGGCTTAGAGAATCGTCTGTGTGAGTGCCGTTACGCAAAACTCACGAGAGGGGCCTCAAGGCGTGGAGCTCCCCCTATAAATACCtctgtgctggtgcgcgTATATGTCTGTGCCTTCACAGGTACACTCTACAAGCCACGTCGCGTGACGCTCACACGCCGTCCGCTCCTGGGAACCCCCGCGGGAACGATACTAGCGCCCACGACAGTC
It encodes the following:
- a CDS encoding hypothetical protein (TriTrypDB/GeneDB-style sysID: LpmP.30.0310); the encoded protein is MALSGLLCRASCCAAPLLRGGRFYRGGLSRASSTALALTLPISASSTSSSVVPLIRVDSLRDSKRGYAQHRNTHDSNTEDISNTYFDVQDVDADRLTHFYWDSNDDADTPYGDFTLDNFFGEGEGDEWAGESLAFVDERDQPLLDEEYLK